GCTGCGGCTTCGATGCCTACGCCTTGCGCGCCGACAAAGACCCGTACGAAGCGCTGGAAAGTCTCAAGGACTTTTCGGTGACGTACCAGGCCGCAACGGATGAACCGCTACCGCTGTTCCGTCGTCGCTAAGCCCTGACGGGAAACCAAAAAACCGAAACCTGGCGTCGCAGGTTTCGGTTTTTTTATGGGCTCCGAGAGGCGCCGTTGTGTACGTCAGCCCTTGTGCTGTGCGACCCAATGGCCATAGGCATCGATAAACGCCTGCAGGAACGGCTTGGTTTTCTCCGACAACGTGCCCGACTCATCGAACGCGCTGCCCGCGCCTCCGAGGTAGGCTTCCGGCTGCTGCATGCAAGGCACGTTCAGAAACACCAGGGACTGGCGCAAATGATGATTGGCGCCAAAGCCGCCAATGGCCCCCGGCGAAACACTGATGACCGCCCCTGGCTTGCCGTTCCAGGCGCTCTGACCGTAAGGGCGCGAGCCGACATCAATGGCATTCTTCAAGGCTGCCGGCACCGAACGGTTGTATTCAGGGGTGACGAACAACACGCCATCGGCCGCCGCCACCTGCTGGCGGAACGTGGTGTAGGCCGCTGGCGGCGTTGCGCCATCAAGGTCTTCGTTATAGAGCGGCAATTCGCCGATTTCGACGATGT
The Pseudomonas hygromyciniae genome window above contains:
- a CDS encoding NADPH-dependent FMN reductase, whose amino-acid sequence is MSKVYTIAVLVGSLRKESINRKVAQALAHLAPANLKLNIVEIGELPLYNEDLDGATPPAAYTTFRQQVAAADGVLFVTPEYNRSVPAALKNAIDVGSRPYGQSAWNGKPGAVISVSPGAIGGFGANHHLRQSLVFLNVPCMQQPEAYLGGAGSAFDESGTLSEKTKPFLQAFIDAYGHWVAQHKG